In Lolium perenne isolate Kyuss_39 chromosome 5, Kyuss_2.0, whole genome shotgun sequence, the sequence TTCTGTCTCTTCAGGCAAGTACCATTATTCTATTTGTTACATTGTGCTTAGATTGCCTACTTTTTCAGTTTGCTGAGAGGACGCTAGATGCCCCTGGAGTGGTTGATGATTACTATCTTAACGTGTTGGATTGGGGAAGCAAAAATGTGGTGTCCATTGCCCTTGAGAATACCTTGTACTTGTGGAATTCATCTGATAGCTCAACTTCTGAGCTTGTGACTGTTGACGATGACAATGGTCCCATCACAAGTGTCAGCTGGTCCTGTGAGGGACAACATATTGCCATTGGCCTAAACTCTTCTGACATCCAGCTCTGGGACGCGAGCTCTAGTCGCAAGGTTAGCTCATACTGATACAACACTTGTACTGCATTGTAAACAACATCACTTGTACTGCATTGTACACAACATCAGCTCATACTGATACAAATACATCTCATAAATTTTGCAGCTGAGAACACTCCAAGGTGTCCATGAATCAAGGGTTGGTTCGCTGGCATGGAACAGTAACATCCTGACAACCGGTGGAATGGATGGCAAGATCGTGAACAACGATGTCAGGATGAGATCTCATATTGTTCAGACATACCGAGGGCATGAAGCTGAGGTGTGCGGGTTGAGATGGTCAGGATCTTGTCAGCAATTGGCAAGTGGTGGAAACGACAACCTAGTGCACATATGGGATGCATCGATGGCATCTTCTAATCCATCACTGGGTCATCCTAGATGGCTTCACAGGTTTAATGACCACTTGTCTGCAGTGAAAGCTCTTGCCTGGTGTCCATTTCAGAGCAACTTACTTGCCtctggtggtggtggaaatgatAGATGCATCAAATTCTGGAACACGCACACAGGTTTATGTTTGAATTCTGTTGATACTGGAGCCCAAGTATGTGCACTAATCTGGAATAAGAATGAGAAAGAGCTACTGAGTGCTTGTGGTTTTATACAAAAACCACTCATTTTATGGAAATACCCATCAATGGTTAAATTGGCTGAACTTGAAGGTCACACTTCTCGTGTCCTCTGCTTGACACAGGTATTTCTCTCTCTGGTGGCACAGTATAGTGATGATGATTGCTTGCTTATGCTGTTGATGAATGATTCCTTGTTATATTTTGTGTTTGTTGCAGAGCCCTGATGGCAGCACGGTAGCCTCTGTCGCAGCAGATGAGACTCTAAGGTTCTGGAATGTATTTGGAACTTCTGAAGCACTGAAACCTGCAGCCAAGACTGTACACACTGGAATGTTTAATAGTTTCAGCCATATCAGATGAAGTGTGTACAGTAAGGTTTGCTTGAGCTAGGATTGTGGGTAGAAAATCTCCAAATACTATAACAAAGCTTACAAAAGATGCAGTTGTTATCTAGTACTTGATCACCATCCATATCTTATGGGAATTGACCAACTTCGAATTGTAACCAGCCAATCTGATGGACAGGGCACTGAAGGTCCGCTTTAGCTCTTGATGCCACTACTGTCTCATAGTGAATGTTTGTACTAATAGACAAATTAGCCATTATTTTGTTCAAGACGTTTATCATGATTTATATCGCTATTTCAAAGCCACCCTAAAAGTCATCCTCCTGCAGCTTGTTCACATCCTTTGTAATGCTCGTCAGTGACCATGGGTCGTTGTCTTGGGTCTTTGGGTTGTATTTGCCTATTCTTAGGCTTGTGAGTTTTTCTTCCTATCAAGTATCAACGCACCGAGACGCAGGCTTTGCTGCCTACATGCATATATGTATATACTTTATCACTTTTGAATGGTGACTTTTGAAATGTCTTGAATACTTTAATGTAATATTTACCTTCAGAAAATTGCAGTTGTTTTCTCGTATGCATTTATCTTCAATGTGGTACTATAATAATCATGAGTAACAACAATGGCTTGAAATAACAGTAGAGAAATTTTGTTGTTTTCCACAGGATTGCTGTTTTCTGTTCTCATTCTTTTTTACAGTAAAAGATGTAGCCGGCTTTGGCTGTAAAGATGTGAAATGGTGTATAAATCCTGTTCTTTCGTAGTGATGATGACAGTAGTAGGGACTTGAGGAACTGACTGTTCATTTTTGTCTGAGTCCTGGTGACAATAGAAAACCTGTGTATAAAATTCTCTCGCTGACTTAGTGCTGGTGCCTCAGGGGCTGATCTTGAGATGTACTCCCTTTGTCTCATAATATGATGTTATTACAACCAATATGCTCCTATATTggttgtaataacatcttataCTACAGGACTGAGAGAGTAGATAGTATGTATTTTTTGGGATGATTATTTGTTGATGATTTACAAACCGAAGCTTTCCTTCTGTTTCATATGTTGCAACTAGAGAGGTTACTGTGAGATGATCGTTCCGTATTGCTGTTTCTTACAACATATATTAGCAGTTATAGACCCTTC encodes:
- the LOC127300776 gene encoding cell division cycle 20.2, cofactor of APC complex, producing the protein MEAAGCSSSRPPRRRRPKMLPPAPGSAGPSRPYMPSLCTNSKNPSTKCYGDRFIPDRSAMDMDMAYYLLTEPKKDQENEGMVPPAKQAYRRLLAEKFLGGRTRILAFRNKPPEPQGMLQQISAETQTSSQINPAKQHRKIPKFAERTLDAPGVVDDYYLNVLDWGSKNVVSIALENTLYLWNSSDSSTSELVTVDDDNGPITSVSWSCEGQHIAIGLNSSDIQLWDASSSRKLRTLQGVHESRVGSLAWNSNILTTGGMDGKIVNNDVRMRSHIVQTYRGHEAEVCGLRWSGSCQQLASGGNDNLVHIWDASMASSNPSLGHPRWLHRFNDHLSAVKALAWCPFQSNLLASGGGGNDRCIKFWNTHTGLCLNSVDTGAQVCALIWNKNEKELLSACGFIQKPLILWKYPSMVKLAELEGHTSRVLCLTQSPDGSTVASVAADETLRFWNVFGTSEALKPAAKTVHTGMFNSFSHIR